The proteins below come from a single Mycobacterium parmense genomic window:
- a CDS encoding VIT1/CCC1 transporter family protein — translation MSNASHPAEPHEGSVSAKLNWLRAGVLGANDGIVSTAGIVVGVAAATVQRAPILTAGSAGLVAGAVSMALGEYVSVSTQRDTEKALLRKERQELRDDPAAELDELAALYEAKGLTAATARTVAEELTDHNPLLAHAEVELGINPEELTNPWQAAMSSALSFAVGALLPLIAILAPPTEWRVPVTVVAVLAALVMTGAVSARLGGAPQGGAVARNVVGGGLALGITYVIGHLVGAAIG, via the coding sequence GTGTCCAACGCCTCCCACCCCGCCGAGCCCCACGAGGGATCCGTCTCCGCGAAGCTGAATTGGCTGCGCGCGGGAGTACTTGGCGCCAACGACGGCATCGTCTCCACCGCGGGCATCGTTGTCGGGGTCGCCGCCGCGACAGTGCAACGAGCGCCGATCCTGACCGCCGGCAGCGCCGGCCTGGTGGCCGGGGCGGTGTCGATGGCGCTCGGGGAGTACGTGTCCGTGAGCACCCAGCGCGACACCGAGAAGGCCCTGTTACGCAAGGAACGTCAGGAGCTGCGTGACGATCCGGCCGCCGAACTGGACGAGCTCGCCGCGCTGTACGAGGCCAAGGGCCTCACCGCGGCGACCGCGCGGACCGTGGCGGAGGAGCTCACCGACCACAACCCCCTGCTCGCCCACGCAGAGGTCGAGTTGGGAATCAATCCCGAGGAACTGACCAACCCGTGGCAGGCGGCCATGTCGTCGGCGTTGTCCTTCGCCGTCGGAGCCCTGCTGCCGTTGATCGCCATCCTGGCGCCGCCGACGGAGTGGCGGGTCCCCGTCACCGTCGTCGCGGTGCTGGCGGCGCTGGTGATGACCGGGGCGGTGTCGGCCCGCCTGGGTGGCGCCCCGCAGGGGGGCGCGGTCGCCCGCAACGTCGTCGGAGGCGGACTGGCGCTGGGGATCACCTACGTGATCGGCCACCTGGTGGGCGCCGCGATCGGCTGA
- a CDS encoding acyl-CoA thioesterase domain-containing protein, which yields MAEPSTVPDEARSVDPAPYFVRDQTRFVPTAVGRGGWGPSMSGHVVGGLLGWAVECAAGDPDLQPARLTVDLPRPTALEPIEVHTRVRHDRRRLRLIEATLTQDGVPVAEASALFLRRGTQPEGHIWSPPVQMPPLPDPSDGGHSTVFMRTYGWGAELQNPDSEWPTGGTKYTWLQETRSLIDDEPLTAFVRAAMAGDITASIANWGTNGLQFINADYTLTLSRLPEGAHIGLASLTQHSHDGVATGSAVLVDRDGPIGSGVSVAVAHPGFRPLSP from the coding sequence GTGGCAGAGCCCAGCACCGTGCCGGACGAAGCTCGTTCGGTGGATCCGGCGCCGTATTTCGTTCGGGACCAAACACGCTTCGTGCCAACGGCAGTCGGGCGCGGGGGCTGGGGCCCCTCGATGAGCGGCCATGTCGTCGGCGGCCTCCTGGGCTGGGCCGTCGAGTGCGCCGCCGGCGACCCCGACCTGCAACCGGCGCGGCTGACGGTGGACCTGCCCCGGCCGACGGCCCTGGAGCCGATCGAGGTGCATACCCGCGTGCGACACGACCGGCGGCGGCTGCGCCTGATCGAGGCGACCCTCACCCAGGACGGTGTGCCCGTGGCCGAGGCCAGCGCACTGTTCCTGCGGCGCGGCACGCAGCCCGAGGGGCACATCTGGTCCCCACCCGTGCAGATGCCGCCGCTTCCGGACCCCAGCGACGGCGGCCATTCGACGGTGTTCATGCGTACCTACGGCTGGGGGGCCGAGTTGCAGAATCCCGATTCCGAATGGCCAACGGGCGGAACGAAATACACGTGGCTGCAGGAAACACGCTCGTTGATCGACGACGAACCGCTCACCGCGTTCGTGCGGGCGGCGATGGCCGGGGACATCACGGCCTCGATCGCCAACTGGGGCACCAATGGGCTGCAATTCATCAACGCCGACTACACGCTCACTCTCAGCCGGCTACCCGAGGGGGCCCACATCGGGCTCGCGTCGCTGACGCAGCACAGCCACGACGGGGTGGCCACCGGCTCGGCCGTGCTCGTCGACCGCGACGGCCCGATCGGCAGCGGGGTCTCGGTGGCCGTCGCCCATCCCGGATTCCGGCCGCTGTCGCCCTAG